A section of the Bombus fervidus isolate BK054 chromosome 9, iyBomFerv1, whole genome shotgun sequence genome encodes:
- the LOC139990541 gene encoding man(5)GlcNAc(2)-PP-dolichol translocation protein RFT1 isoform X2, translating to MSLLFGYIWLSVLTTSEALPSYYTFAVWAVALSCIIELSSLIVQLVASAFLFVRLKIILDSIMIAIRTITFVPLILQNPENALLAFGVAQLVAAIFYTASHYLYFHYYIKKLNKCKLKRRMSLKDSTDEYVVKEFPFKTVKDFLPGQLTNKESYLDKKLTILTWSFFRQGILKQILTEGERLIMTVMPVLTFTEQGTYEIINNLGSLAARFIFRPIEESGYFYFTQMVKRDKPVNDQNPVKIQESVNVLTHLCSAVMSIGLVVLVFGQSYSSTLLWLYGGAKLISHLPVLLMRAHCLAILLLGINGVTECYSNATADSATINKSNLIMIYESIAFLCASYLFAIWFGPVGFILGNCVNMSLRIVHSTRFINKRYKDTMYRPLRGLVPKPMFSASLLIAALITNVSHAYFFPDEKLLHLIIGVIMFMIVLVSWIYEHHDLIRLGTNKWYERSNRHKKSD from the exons ATGTCCCTACTGTTTGGATATATTTGGCTTTCTGTTTTAACAACATCTGAGGCATTACCATCATATTATACATTTGCAGTTTGGGCAGTTGCCTTGTCTTGTATTATTGAATTATCATCTTTAATCGTTCAACTGGTTGCTAGtgcatttttatttgttaggTTGAAA atTATACTTGATTCTATCATGATTGCTATTCGTACTATAACATTTGTTCCATTGATACTCCAAAATCCAGAGAATGCATTGTTAGCATTTGGTGTAGCTCAACTAGTTGCagcaatattttatactgCTAGTCACTATTTATActttcattattatattaaaaagctTAACAAGTGTAAGCTAAAGAGGCGTATGTCATTAAAAGACAGTACTGACGAGTATGTTGTGAAAGAATTTCCTTTCAAAACAGTGAAGGACTTTTTGCCTGGGCAATTGACAAACAAA GAATCATATCTAGATAAAAAGTTGACTATTCTTACATGGAGTTTCTTTAGACAAGGAATTCTAAAGCAAATTTTAACAGAAGGAGAAAGGCTAATTATGACAGTAATGCCAGTATTAACATTTACTGAACAG GGAACatacgaaattataaataatttaggtTCTTTAGCAGCAAGGTTTATTTTCCGTCCAATAGAAGAAAGtggatatttctattttactcAAATGGTAAAACGAGACAAACCAGTTAATGACCAAAATCCT gtaaaaatacaagaaagtGTAAATGTGCTTACACATTTATGTTCAGCTGTTATGTCGATTGGGTTAGTTGTTTTAGTGTTTGGACAGTCATATTCAAGCACACTTTTATGGTTATATGGCGGTGCTAAATTAATTTCGCATCTGCCAGTACTCTTAATGCGAGCACATTGTCTAGCTATCCTCCTTTTGGGAATAAATGGAGTAACAGAATGTTACAGCAATGCAACGGCCGATAGTGCGACTATAAATAAGAGCAATTTGATTATGATTTACGAATCGATCGCATTTCTGTGTGCATCCTATTTATTTGCTATTTGGTTTGGACCAGTTGGTTTCATTCTTGGAAACTGTGTAAACATGAGTTTAAGAATTGTGCATTCTACAAGGTTTATCaataaaagatacaaagatACAATGTACCGTCCATTACGTGGATTAGTGCCAAAGCCTATGTTTTCTGCTTCTCTTCTAATAGCAGCATTGATCACTAATGTCTCTCAT gCTTACTTTTTTCcagatgaaaaattattgcatttaaTTATTGGAGTGATAATGTTTATGATAGTACTTGTCTCTTGGATATATGAACACCATGATTTAATTAGACTTGGTACAAACAAATGGTATGAAAGAAGTAACAGACACAAGAAAAGTGACTGA
- the LOC139990554 gene encoding mitochondrial S-adenosylmethionine carrier protein encodes MLQESNPAATTGAKHVFITSLISGALAGTMCDFISFPLDTLKTRLQSQHGFLKSGGFRQLYKGLGPVMIGSAPSASLFFITYETLKIMFQPQIPEQYHVFIHMTAASVGEMVACLIRVPVEVVKQRRQAFLSDAHKLPLRALYRGYGSTVIRDLPFGLIQMPLWEYFKLYWKKHMKRECTPMEGAICGSASVAISAALTTPLDVAKTRIMLSNVTVGKDEIKISAMLSKVYHDHGFKGLFAGFVPRVCGFTISGFVFFGVYEKVKEICIAVLPP; translated from the exons ATGTTACAAGAAAGTAATCCAGCAGCCACCACAGGTGCGAAACACGTTTTCATTACTTCGTTAATC TCAGGTGCTCTCGCAGGAACCATGTGCgattttatatcatttccTTTGGATACTCTTAAAACGCGATTACAAAGTCAACATGGTTTCTTAAAATCTGGTGGTTTTAGACAATTGTATAAGGGTTTAGGCCCCGTAATGATAGGATCCGCACCATCAG cttcgttattttttataacttatgaaactttaaaaataatgtttcaaCCTCAAATACCTGAACAATATCACGTGTTTATACATATGACTGCCGCGTCAGTCGGAGAAATG GTTGCATGTCTTATTCGAGTCCCAGTAGAAGTAGTAAAACAAAGGAGACAAGCATTTTTAAGCGATGCCCACAAATTACCTTTGAGAGCTTTATATCGTGGTTACGGAAGTACTGTGATTAGAGATTTACCGTTCGGTTTAATTCAAATGCCACTCTGggaatattttaaactttattGGAAAAAACACATGAAACGTGAGTGCACGCCTATGGAGGGTGCTATCTGCGGATCGGCGTCag TTGCTATATCTGCGGCCCTAACGACACCTTTAGACGTTGCAAAAACTAGAATAATGTTGTCGAATGTAACGGTAGgaaaagatgaaataaaaatatccgcGATGTTAAGTAAGGTTTACCACGATCATGGTTTTAAAGG ACTTTTTGCAGGCTTTGTACCAAGAGTGTGTGGTTTTACTATTAGCGGATTCGTATTTTTTGGTGTTTACGAAAAAGTTAAAGAAATTTGTATTGCGGTTTTGCCACCATAA
- the Lamtor5 gene encoding late endosomal/lysosomal adaptor, MAPK and MTOR activator 5: MEKNLEKTLDDVNNTEGIIGCILADHAGLCLGAKGNASTDSAGIIAAIADQVAKLEPKSPTPVISLQNDSKKCLIQRQGAIVGAIYKDISM; this comes from the exons atggaaaagaatttagaaaaaacATTAGATGACGT taataatacTGAAGGTATTATTGGCTGCATCTTGGCTGATCATGCCGGATTATGTTTAGGAG cCAAAGGAAATGCATCTACTGATAGTGCAGGAATAATTGCAGCTATTGCAGATCAAGTTGCAAAGCTAGAACCTAAATCACCAACTCCAGTTATTTCTCTTCAAAATGATAGCAA gAAATGCCTTATACAACGCCAAGGTGCAATAGTAGGTGCCATTTATAAGGATATTTCTATGTAA
- the LOC139990541 gene encoding man(5)GlcNAc(2)-PP-dolichol translocation protein RFT1 isoform X1, with translation MSQNILKSSVETASFNIVFQILCRGVTFILNAFVVRYVGQAVLGVINVRLLLLESMILFLSREPFMKACLTNTAEHNWAQVVNLLWMTVPICFLMSLLFGYIWLSVLTTSEALPSYYTFAVWAVALSCIIELSSLIVQLVASAFLFVRLKIILDSIMIAIRTITFVPLILQNPENALLAFGVAQLVAAIFYTASHYLYFHYYIKKLNKCKLKRRMSLKDSTDEYVVKEFPFKTVKDFLPGQLTNKESYLDKKLTILTWSFFRQGILKQILTEGERLIMTVMPVLTFTEQGTYEIINNLGSLAARFIFRPIEESGYFYFTQMVKRDKPVNDQNPVKIQESVNVLTHLCSAVMSIGLVVLVFGQSYSSTLLWLYGGAKLISHLPVLLMRAHCLAILLLGINGVTECYSNATADSATINKSNLIMIYESIAFLCASYLFAIWFGPVGFILGNCVNMSLRIVHSTRFINKRYKDTMYRPLRGLVPKPMFSASLLIAALITNVSHAYFFPDEKLLHLIIGVIMFMIVLVSWIYEHHDLIRLGTNKWYERSNRHKKSD, from the exons ATGtcacaaaatattttgaaaagcaGCGTGGAAACAGCTTCGTTCAATATTGTATTTCag ATATTATGCAGAGGAgtcacttttattttaaatgcttTCGTTGTTCGGTACGTGGGTCAAGCTGTTTTAGGAGTCATAAATGTGAGACTACTATTATTGGAATCAATGATTTTGTTTCTGTCTCGAGAACCATTTATGAAAGCATGTTTAACCAATACAGCAGAACATAATTGGGCTCAagttgtaaatttattatggATGAC gGTTCCTATATGTTTTTTAATGTCCCTACTGTTTGGATATATTTGGCTTTCTGTTTTAACAACATCTGAGGCATTACCATCATATTATACATTTGCAGTTTGGGCAGTTGCCTTGTCTTGTATTATTGAATTATCATCTTTAATCGTTCAACTGGTTGCTAGtgcatttttatttgttaggTTGAAA atTATACTTGATTCTATCATGATTGCTATTCGTACTATAACATTTGTTCCATTGATACTCCAAAATCCAGAGAATGCATTGTTAGCATTTGGTGTAGCTCAACTAGTTGCagcaatattttatactgCTAGTCACTATTTATActttcattattatattaaaaagctTAACAAGTGTAAGCTAAAGAGGCGTATGTCATTAAAAGACAGTACTGACGAGTATGTTGTGAAAGAATTTCCTTTCAAAACAGTGAAGGACTTTTTGCCTGGGCAATTGACAAACAAA GAATCATATCTAGATAAAAAGTTGACTATTCTTACATGGAGTTTCTTTAGACAAGGAATTCTAAAGCAAATTTTAACAGAAGGAGAAAGGCTAATTATGACAGTAATGCCAGTATTAACATTTACTGAACAG GGAACatacgaaattataaataatttaggtTCTTTAGCAGCAAGGTTTATTTTCCGTCCAATAGAAGAAAGtggatatttctattttactcAAATGGTAAAACGAGACAAACCAGTTAATGACCAAAATCCT gtaaaaatacaagaaagtGTAAATGTGCTTACACATTTATGTTCAGCTGTTATGTCGATTGGGTTAGTTGTTTTAGTGTTTGGACAGTCATATTCAAGCACACTTTTATGGTTATATGGCGGTGCTAAATTAATTTCGCATCTGCCAGTACTCTTAATGCGAGCACATTGTCTAGCTATCCTCCTTTTGGGAATAAATGGAGTAACAGAATGTTACAGCAATGCAACGGCCGATAGTGCGACTATAAATAAGAGCAATTTGATTATGATTTACGAATCGATCGCATTTCTGTGTGCATCCTATTTATTTGCTATTTGGTTTGGACCAGTTGGTTTCATTCTTGGAAACTGTGTAAACATGAGTTTAAGAATTGTGCATTCTACAAGGTTTATCaataaaagatacaaagatACAATGTACCGTCCATTACGTGGATTAGTGCCAAAGCCTATGTTTTCTGCTTCTCTTCTAATAGCAGCATTGATCACTAATGTCTCTCAT gCTTACTTTTTTCcagatgaaaaattattgcatttaaTTATTGGAGTGATAATGTTTATGATAGTACTTGTCTCTTGGATATATGAACACCATGATTTAATTAGACTTGGTACAAACAAATGGTATGAAAGAAGTAACAGACACAAGAAAAGTGACTGA
- the LOC139990560 gene encoding ras-related protein Rab-24: protein MNRVDLKVVLLGNSAVGKTSLVERFVNERFNEGLSYQNTIGAAFAAKQMQVNGKRLIMGIWDTAGSEKYDAMSRIYYRGAKAAVICYDITKSNTFQRAKFWIRELREVEEGCKIYICATKNDILEHGAVPSPNIDVVKTYTAGIRAKLFITSSKTGENVGELFNEIAQDFMSDPNNVQKIEEVIDISNEPKVTYCC, encoded by the exons ATGAATCGCGTCGATTTAAAAGTGGTTTTATTGGGTAACTCAGCTGTAGGAAAAACGAGTCTCGTCGAACGTTTCGTAAATGAAAGGTTTAATGAAGGTCTATCTTACCAAAAC ACTATAGGCGCTGCGTTTGCAGCTAAGCAAATGCAAGTCAATGGGAAAAGGCTTATCATGGGGATATGGGATACAGCAGGCAGTGAGAA atatgATGCTATGAGTAGGATATATTACCGTGGTGCGAAGGCTGCTGTTATCTGTTACGATATCACAAAATCAAATACATTTCAAAGAGCAAAATTCTGGATAAGGGAGCTTAGGGAAGTTGAAGAAGgatgtaaaatatacatttgtgcaacaaaaaatgatattttagagCATGGTGCAGTTCCATCTCCTAATATAGATGTTGTAAAAACATATACTGCTGGCATCCGagctaaattatttataacatctaGTAAAACTGGAGAAAATGTTG GTGAATTGTTTAATGAAATTGCACAAGATTTTATGTCTGATCCaaataatgtacaaaaaaTTGAAGAGGTAATTGATATAAGTAACGAACCCAAAGTAACATATTGTTGTTAA